TGCCATCGCGTTTACATCCTCAGCTGTTGCTGTATTCACTTACTTCACGATGGCAGCAAGTGCAATATCTGTAACAGAGTTGCCAGTTGTGATGAGGCTTTATAAGTTTGCAACTTTTTTGCAGCTTGTGGCAATGTCAGCTGTTGTGATAGCATTTGTAACTGGTATGTATGCTACTTTAGCACATTCAGTTGGTCTTGCTGTTACTATCTGTGTCATCGGTTGCATATCTTTTGTTATGTGCTTGTGGGTTACTTATGTCCTTGGAAGCAAGGCATAGCGGAAGAACACGAGTAGACATCGTGATCAATGCTACCTGAAACTTACTACAAAACTTGCAAGTTGTTATTCTGTTTTTCATGTTATCATGTCATGGTTGATCGGGAGAGTTCATGTTATTCCAGGTCAATATAACCTGATAGCATAAAAATTCTTTACGACATGACATATACTCTTTGCCAAGGAGTAAAGTTTTTCCAATTCATAGAAAACTATGGTGATTAAACTGTGTACTGAGTCAGTGAAACAGAGggaatataattaaaataaagaaaaactcaaAC
The DNA window shown above is from Solanum stenotomum isolate F172 chromosome 6, ASM1918654v1, whole genome shotgun sequence and carries:
- the LOC125867299 gene encoding protein ACCELERATED CELL DEATH 6-like, coding for MDRESIMQAAQIHLVVATLIITVTFTTGFTLPGGFDNDINSPNKGMAILLKRTAFHAFAVTDAIAFTSSAVAVFTYFTMAASAISVTELPVVMRLYKFATFLQLVAMSAVVIAFVTGMYATLAHSVGLAVTICVIGCISFVMCLWVTYVLGSKA